Below is a window of Rhodamnia argentea isolate NSW1041297 chromosome 11, ASM2092103v1, whole genome shotgun sequence DNA.
AGGTTAATTTTGTCTGCTAAGGTTTCTGGCAAGTTATACATTTTAAACACTTGGTGAAAGTTGTTTCCTGGTTGCTAAAATGCAGGACATTGTAACCATTTGCAAGAGGAGGGGGGGGAGTGCTAGTAAACACCTGTCTCATAATGATTGGTTAAACACCGTTCAGCTGGAGCCTGATGTCATCTCAATGTCGTTCATTCCCATTACCTCACTATTGAGTGGAGTTCCAGGAAGTGGCTTTTTGAGCCATTCAATTAACTTGTATTTAAGATGTTAGTCATTCTTCGCCTTGTCCATATATTAGTTCGGTTATTGGCGTCTCTTTGTTTTGTTAGCTATGTTGTTTATCCGTCACTACATTCCTATATGATGGATATTCCTCGGTAATGCTAAAGAAATATTAGTTCACGTTAAAAAGCTATTGCAAAGCTTCCATTGAATTTCCCTGAGACATTTCGAGCAGtttgcagattttttttaattgtgttgtTGCCATCAATATGTATCTACCTCATCACCTTTATCTTTGCAGATAAACCCCCCATAGAAGAGCTCCACCAATTTTTGGAGTTCCAGCTGCCCAGGCAGTGGGCACCAGTGTTCAGCGAGCTTCCTCTTGGTCCCCAGCGCAAGCGACAAAGCACTAGTTCTTTGCGTTTCAGCTTGATGGGACCCAAGCTATATGTGAATACCACCCCGGTAAATTTTTGTCTAGTCATCTCTCATTTGTTCTCTTTTCATTATGCTGGTTCATTGTGTCGTATATCCTCATGATTAtgctttttttcttaattttctttttgcctgcATCACATTTTCTTAGTTAGATTGAAGGGATAAAGCATGGAGGAGTTTTTCTGTTGCGCAGTTGGCCCATTCGGCCATAGAAAAACTTGGAGCTTTTGTCAGGAATTTATTGATTGAGAATAATCTGGTGGATTTTTGCAGAACTTCGAGGAAGTAGTATTACTCTATGATTATTATGACCTATCTTCTAGCTTATTCTGTTCCCTGTGTTACATGGTAGGTTGATGTGGGTAAGAGGCCTGTCACTGGCCTAAGGCTTTATTTGGAAGGTAAAAGAAGTGACCGTCTAGCAATTCATTTGCAGCACCTCTCCTCtcttccaaaaatattccaacTCATGGATGATCCGAGTGGCAACTTTGCCCATGAATCCTATGATAGGAAGTACTACGAGAAAGTCCAGTGGAAGAACTTCTCCCATGTCTGCACTGCTCCTGTTGAGTCTGATGAGGATCTGTCCATTGTTACTGGTGCCCAATTGCAGGTAGAGAACTATGGGATGAAGAACGTTCTTTTCTTACGACTCCGCTTTGCTACAGCATTGGGAGCCACCGTAGTTAAACGTCCAGAGTGGGATGGATCTCCCGGATTAGCAGCCAAGTCAGGACTCATATCAACACTAATAAGTCATCACTTCTCCACAGTTCAGAAACCACCACCCAGACCTGCAGAGGTGAATATAAACTCTGCTGTTTACCCTGGTGGACCGCCAGTGCCTGTTCAAGCACCCAAGCTTCTAAAGTTGGTCGACACCACGGAGATGGCAAGAGGGCCAGAGGAGTCTCCTGGCTATTGGGTTGTTTCCGGGGCAAGGCTCATGGTTGAGAAGGGAAGGATTTCTCTCCGGGTTAAGTATTCTCTGCTGACTATTGTATTACCAGATGAAGAAACACTTGAAGACCATTAGCAGTACTCATCCGGTCTTATGCAGACAATGGAATCCACTTGAAGTGGCACAAACAGCAGTTATAGCACGCGTTGAAAAGTTGTACGGCCAGGCAAATAGCTGAATTGAGGCACAGAGTGGAAGGTAAGATATGTGTTGGCAAATTTTTGGGCTTGAAATTTCTCAGCTGGATGGGCTGTCCTTGTTCGTATATTACTCGtaagatcatttttatttaaatgtgtAAAGCTAAAGCATGCAATTTATATTCCCAATCTGTATTCACGTAACACTTCAGCTTCCTAGGATGATGCAGCAATTCTTAAGTCCATTTCGGCAGAGAGCGAAAAGCAATTCACCTAATTAAGAAGAAAGTTGAAATTCCATGAATCTCAATATACCACAGGCTCTTTTGTCTGGGGTATCAATGTATGGCCACTTTTTGGTAATCTTCTGGACTGTTGTCAGTAGCTGATGCTATGTCATTAACAATTCGCACCTTTCCTGTAGGATTATTGAGGCACAAGTATGCAACTCATGTGGTGTGACTACCATCTGAGAAGGTTGATGGTTAATTTTGTTTattcttgttcctttttctgCTTTGTTTTGCATATACTGAGAACATCTCAAGTGAGAGTACCGAAGTTTGAAGATAGGGCCCGGCGCCTTGTACTCCTACCTCCTCACTAGTTCAGTTCAGttctttttttgccaacttCATTTTCGGCTTTTTGGGCCAGACAATAATTTCCCCCTGTACTGCCGAAGTACAAGATCTGCCTAGTCCAGCAGAGTTGTTAACGCCCGTTAATACTAAGGGTGAATGTAAGATATTCAAGCGAGTTAATACTAAGGGTGAATGTAAGATATTCAAGCGAGTAAGATGCACGGCGTTTTGGTGCATCTTTTTTTGATTCCCATTACTCGTCTGCCACGAAACGGTGGCAAACAACATTTTGGTGCAGAGATCGGACTTGAATGGTAGGTGCTCCTTATGCTGTCACTCAGAGATGGACTAACCCACAGGGGAAGCTTCCCttttccaaaattgaattcgTGCTTCTGT
It encodes the following:
- the LOC115747243 gene encoding MACPF domain-containing protein At4g24290 isoform X2, whose protein sequence is MSEQFNQDMSLTGKIPSGLFDAMFEFSGCWQKDSANTKTLAFDGVFITLYTVALEKSHIVLCDHVKNAVPTTWEPAALARFIEMFGTHIIVGIKMGGKDVIFVKQQHSSTLRPADVQKRLKEMADKRFLDGNGQYMASDQVYQHDKFDIREQRLRFADASSSSSYLLKEDIVTICKRRGGSASKHLSHNDWLNTVQLEPDVISMSFIPITSLLSGVPGSGFLSHSINLYLRYKPPIEELHQFLEFQLPRQWAPVFSELPLGPQRKRQSTSSLRFSLMGPKLYVNTTPVDVGKRPVTGLRLYLEGKRSDRLAIHLQHLSSLPKIFQLMDDPSGNFAHESYDRKYYEKVQWKNFSHVCTAPVESDEDLSIVTGAQLQVENYGMKNVLFLRLRFATALGATVVKRPEWDGSPGLAAKSGLISTLISHHFSTVQKPPPRPAEVNINSAVYPGGPPVPVQAPKLLKLVDTTEMARGPEESPGYWVVSGARLMVEKGRISLRVKYSLLTIVLPDEETLEDH
- the LOC115747243 gene encoding MACPF domain-containing protein At4g24290 isoform X1, encoding MALKLPAIEAAKIAIGSIGRGYDVAEDLRLKYCKGNPTDSRLIQLDEDDGREIVLPGGLSILNVSKSIKCDKGERTRFRSDILSFQQMSEQFNQDMSLTGKIPSGLFDAMFEFSGCWQKDSANTKTLAFDGVFITLYTVALEKSHIVLCDHVKNAVPTTWEPAALARFIEMFGTHIIVGIKMGGKDVIFVKQQHSSTLRPADVQKRLKEMADKRFLDGNGQYMASDQVYQHDKFDIREQRLRFADASSSSSYLLKEDIVTICKRRGGSASKHLSHNDWLNTVQLEPDVISMSFIPITSLLSGVPGSGFLSHSINLYLRYKPPIEELHQFLEFQLPRQWAPVFSELPLGPQRKRQSTSSLRFSLMGPKLYVNTTPVDVGKRPVTGLRLYLEGKRSDRLAIHLQHLSSLPKIFQLMDDPSGNFAHESYDRKYYEKVQWKNFSHVCTAPVESDEDLSIVTGAQLQVENYGMKNVLFLRLRFATALGATVVKRPEWDGSPGLAAKSGLISTLISHHFSTVQKPPPRPAEVNINSAVYPGGPPVPVQAPKLLKLVDTTEMARGPEESPGYWVVSGARLMVEKGRISLRVKYSLLTIVLPDEETLEDH